The segment AGATTAAACCCAGCTGTTGTTAACATATACGAGGCCAGGCCTTGGGAGTAAAAGCAGAAAGGGTCGGGAGAAGTAAAACTGTAACTGAAGGGATGGAAGAATTTTTGGTAATACTGATTGTCAAATACTGAATTGGTTAGAGTATGTATTATGTCTCCTTTGCTGCAGACAGTAAAAATTTCTGTCTTTGctaaatgtcttatttttaaatttattttcagtcacCATGACATTACCAAGTTCCTCATGATTAGGTTACAGGTACACAGTGTTTTACCACCTtgtaatcccttcaccagtgtccacctccctccaccaaggccccacccccatttgcctcccacccaccagctgCTTCTCTGAGaggctcttttttatttttatatataaattcctGAACTGCAGTTTGCAGTCCTGTTGCTGATAGAGTTTGACTTGGAACACTTGACCACCTCtctgcaccacctcctcctcccaatcgaacccttccctccaccgtgGACACTaccccctccctgtcctctgcCCAGCATCCGCAAGTGGCTTGCTTCCTACTGAGTGTCAGTTCTCacgttctttgtttccattgtctgtGAGTATTTGTTGTTCCACTATTATGTTCCTTTATGACCCTAATAAGCAGATGAGGGAGATTGTACTGTGTGGCTGTCTCCCTCAGACCTCACTCCGAAGTGCTCTCTAGGTCCTTCCAGGTAgccgcaaatttcatgactttatctttccttatggccaactaatatttcattgtgtgtaggTACCATAGTTTGTTTATTTAACTGAATGTTTTCAAGTAGGATttcaccaaaaccaaataaatttctCTGGAGAGTGACTTCTTTTGATTAGTTTTTCACTAAATTAACATGAGCCTTAGCAAGAGAGATTTTCCTTCCCTCACAATCCAGTTCATCTCAGATGCTCTCTGAAATATTCAGTCAGTGCATTAATTTGCTACCAAAGCActcattccattgtgtataggtTCGGCAAACATTTACTTAACATCTACACTAAGCCCAACTTTGTGGTAAATTCTGTAAGAATGCAACGGCCACGATTTGAAACTGATTATGACTCTAGTATCTAATGCTGCATAAATTGGCACCACTGACTCCTACATAAGCCACTTATTTCATCTGAATTCAACTGTCTAAGAATTATAGTCACAACAGTTTAATATGGGGAAACCTAGTATCCACAGCTCAGTATGGTTAGCTCTTCAGGGGGACCTTGATAATAAGGAGAACTTTGCTTAGCATTCAGAGCTCAGGCTACAAACTCTGGACAAGATGCCTAATCGCAGATAGTGCTGCTATAAGTCAACACATCTTAGTTGCTTGGGAGGATCTTGCCTGAGGAAAACTGAACTAAGTATCAGAATCACTCTGGAGGTAGTAGCTGCTTTGCCAACTAAATTTTGGGTATTCATCTCTAACTGGCTAAGAGTTAGGGAGAGAGATTCACGTAACCAAAATCTGTTGCACGTCATTGAGGACTCAGGTGTGTACCATACACAGCTGTTCCCAGAGTTCGAAATGATAAGGAAATTTGGGGAGCTCGTTTGGAGGTTCTACAGGGGAATGTGCGGCTACTCATGTCCCCTCAATAGAAGAACCCCTGCCCAGTCTGTCTGGGGGAAAAAGCAAGGAGGTGCAAATCTCTGAGTCCTCAGCATATGGTAGGGTCAGGCTGAATGTGATTGTTGTGTTAGTGTAATCTGTGGATGGCCTTTGTCCTCCTAAGCACCACctagaaaagaaagggaaagctTGAGTCAGTGGGGGATTTGTAACCTCTTTAGATTAGGAATGAAAACTAACCAGAAATGAGtttgggagggctggagtgagtaCCACATGGAACCATATGAGTGATAGATTGGGGAGCAGGGAAAGGAGTGAGCACAATTACAAATTATGATTTGCAGTGGACTAGCCCTGCAGTTTGGTGGGGTagggcacacccaatggtgctcaaggctgactcctggctctgcacttagggatcactcctggcaggctcaggggaccatttggggtgccagagattgaacctgggttgactgtgtgcaagacaagcaccatatcTCCTGTCCTATGCCTTTAGCCTGTATTTTTTAACATCACTAGGGAACTTGCTAGAAAAGTAGATTTGTGATTCTCATCCCAAGGCTAATGAATCAAAGATTGATTGAGACCTTTACATCTAACAAGTCTCTGAGTGATTGTGATAAACGTTCGAGTTTCAAAACCACGAGACAACAAGAACAGTGAGACCACGGGACTGGATAAGATGACATGTAATACCAGTGGGCTTAGCTAATGAAATGGAATAGTAACTGCAGTAGGAAAACTCAGATTTTATTATCAGGAAACTTTCAGTTTTAATAAACAGGCTCTAGCTATCTTGTTTATGTCACGCCCTTCTTGGTCATAGCACAGAAGTAAATCAAGTGAATTTAAAATAGATTAGTCCTAATCAGATCTGCAGACTCTCCACCCAGGTATTTTTCTCATATCTACTTACAGAATTTTTTCCCTCTTAGAAGTCTCATGGGAACCTCAGATCTCAAGCCCCACATGTGTCTTGTTATCTCTCCCTTCCGATGCATATCTCTGTGCTTTGCTTTATAGAACTGCACTACTGTCCATCCAGTcagttatttttaacttatttctcagtaaattattttgattctacCATTGAAGTTATCAAAGGTTCCTGTTTCTCTCCATCCCTACTGGTTCCTAATTGACACCATCATTGCTTTCTCACTAGATCACTTTAATAGTCATTTGGCTATCATCTTAGCTACTGCATTCCCCCAGTTTCCAGTCTGTCCTCCGTGTGGTTAAAATCGGCTGGCTGAAATGCAAGTTTGATCAGTTCTTTGCTTCTGCCTATGCAGTTGCTCCCCAGTACTTTTCTTTTGAATGTACCGTCTAACTAGTAcattgggcagggcacttgccttgcacaggcccaaCCTCGATTCAACTCCCACAAcccagtgtggtcccccaagccccacaggagtggttcctgaatgcagagccatgagtaaataCTGAGCACAGTCTGGAgtggttccccaccccccccaaacaaacaaaaaaaaattaaatgaagtaatATGTCCTTTTTAACTTGGCCCTGGAGTCATTGGGTTAGGTCTCTTGACTTACTATGTAGCCGTATCtctttatctttgtctttttaGACCTTTCCTGCTATTCCCTCCTATTGAAGGAATATTCCTTAACTTCTTTGACTAGGCTGACGCTGCTAATCCTTCAGGGGACCGCTGAGATATTGCTTCTTTTACAAACCCTTCTTTGACCTTCTGAAGTCTAGTTCCAAGTAAATATCCAGAATTTCCCTCTTGCATTTCATGTATTACTGCTATTGtagttgtctttttttatttattagactTTCTCCCCTTCTAGACCTACTAGATTGTAGTGACCCCAAGGTTTAAGAATATCTGCTATATCATCATCATGGGCTCTGAAACATAACCTGTAAATAGCAGGTGCATAGCAAACTTGTTGAAATAAGTATTAATATTCTGATTGTGGCCATTTGAAATAATTGTAAAGGTTAATGGTCAGTTCCCTCTACCATTGCTCCCAGgtttcctcccgccacccccatggTCTTTTGAAATAGGTTTAAGGAGTCCATGGATaggaatttgtattttttacccTTCACTCATCCCTATTCATTTAATCCTCTCTATTTatcatttcatatatttatcattttttaatgtatcatttATCATTCATTGTATTAAGTGCATTCTGTATGCTGGACACTATGCTAGCTGTTAAATTTCTACTTGACATGATTCAAATAGTCTGCAAGAGGAGCTGTCCTGTTGTGGAGGAAATAGATAATTTAAAAGTAGCTTATGTATGCCACATCAAAGCCTAGAAAGAGAACCAAGTGCTCAGAAGACAGCTCGGAGATGCAGCCAACATCATTTGGAGAGCCAGGAAGTAGTGATGTACATCAAATTTAGCATTTAAAATAGTTTGGATGACTTTTTCAGGTAAAGACTAGGAGCAGACTGTCCAGCCAAAGAAACAGATAGAAGATGTCCACGAGTGGACAAGAGAAGGTGCTGCTTTATGACCATAGGTCAAGGCACTGGGAAGGAAAGCAGGCTAGGCGTGATATGGGGAGGTTTGTGCTTTATAATTCTTATGGTATGAAAGACACTGAAGGAAGTTGATACTGAGCTAGATCAACAAGATCTAGCACAGCGGAGAGATGGGAGCAGTCAGGATTTAAGGAAGGATTTGGAAGGCATAGGATAGTGAATGGATATGAAAGACATTTTGGATGAAAAAATAGACCAGACTGTTAGTGGTGAACTAGACTTGTACAGAGTGACAGAAACTCTCCTAACCACCTTCTTTCTCTCCTATAGTTCCTAACTAATATGAAGCCAGGATTTTACAGAATAACTTGCAGCAAAACTCCCTACTGCCATAACCATCGACTTGCAAACTCTTGAAGGAGGtagaaaaggggaaaggaaaggtcACCCAGGAAGCCTCTGGCCTTGTGAGTAAGAAACATTCTTGTTAACTTGTTGGGGGAGAAAAATAGCACCTAACTCATCATCTCATagtcatttttgtttcttgtacTTCAACTTGTTAAACATGTAATGTTCTGCAACTCAGTCACATGGGATTCGtggagaattttaaaaacttcCCTCTCTGGTGACTAAGCTCTGAATATTCCAGTCTCAGCTTTACATCAGCATGCATTTTCTGATCCTTCCAAGAAATCATATTTAGCATTCTTTAGTAACACTCATTAATATGTTTTAAGATTTTAAGCACTTTGAAGGCTGTTGTTTTCTCCAGCCCTTAGATTTGTAAGTGAAGAAGCCAAGTCAGATAAGGTGAAATGTCTTTTCTGAGATCACATGGCCACTGGCAGCGGAAAGTCAGTGTGCGTCCGGCCCTCTATAACTTAGAGTttgcagggaggaggggcaggtcTTTCAGAGGCTGAGAGAGCATCCTCAGATCTTCTCGCCCCTTCTCACCCGCTCTTGTCAGATCCCGGAACTAAGCAGGGTGaagcctggttagtacttggatggaaGATCATCATCAGTCTTTGTGTGTTGGCCCATTTTCATAAGTAAGTTTAGAGATTTCTTATCCTGGTTTGGCTTTGTCCATTTGTTAGTAAGATAGAAGTAACTAAACTAATCCCTAGGGCTAGGAAGACAGTATAGGAGTGAGTGAAGTTTCAtgcctgcatgtggccagccccgtttaatcccctgcaccaaCAACATCACTAGCTACACCGTTGGATGCCCCAAGAACAGTAGGAAATGGCGGGAGAGACCGCTGAGCTCCCCGGGGTGGCCAGGGCtagtcccagcaataccacagcCTAAGACCCAGCTGCAAACTAGTTGACAGGAATCACCTGTAGGGTACGCTGAGTGTGACTTGGGAACTACTCTCAATGAATTAATTAATCACGTTAGCCTTTAACATGCACATAATAAGCATTTAATAAAGGTTTTGAATCTTTAAAACTAAACACTGATCcacttacatattttattttttaagattttttcccTTTATCACCTAAGTGTTTCCTTAGCATGTTTATAATAGAATCAGTGTTTTTTATATCATAGCTTTATTAGAAAACTATGTGATAGGTACTTTGAAAAATTAGTAATGACATTTCTGCAGTCATGTTATTTTGTtgtattgaatttttttccatagtgtgagagaagaaaataatgaagatgtttttattatttaaacttaCTTTATAAATAtcaagtagtttttaaaaagagtacATGACTTCttgacaaataaatctcagaatcaGTAAAAGCAGTGAAAATGAAACTGAGGACTTTTCTTACCTTACTATCTTTAGCAGAGTTGCATATAAAAGCAGTGTTCGTTGTTTTTATTAAGTCcatataattttccatttttcgtTTTATTAATAAGCCCCATCACTATTAGCTTCAGGATTTTGCTATCTTTCTGCTAAAGTATATGACTGAAGTTAGTTAATTAGAGGTATGTTGCGGAAATGTGCTTCTGTTGTGAAATCAAATTAAAACCTGTTTGTTACTCCTTTGATGTGCATtgtcagaaaggaaaaagaaaagagaggaaaagtggGCCTGAGAGAGAATACTGGCTTGCCTTACACGGGGCCCATCCTGGCTTGATTTCCATCATTCTATGTGGTCCCAGCTTACTGTCAGGAGTGACAGCCGGGTACAGAGCCGGGTGTAAGCCCTGACAACCGCCAGATGTACAAACacaacccacccccccaaaaaaaggagaagagaatgagggagggaaggagagagagagagagagagagagagagagagagagagagagagagagagagagagagagttccaaGTAAGAAATGATTGATTATTTACTACTGCTCTTCCACGACAGAAAGGCCCGATTTCTGTGATTCCTATCATGTCTATGTCAAAGTTTCCCACGTGTTAGTTGAGATGATATTATGCTAGTGCAGCTGCTTGACAAACTCCCTGTTGTACTTTTTCCTAGAGGCCCCCAAGGCAGGCATGGCTTCGGGAGAAAAGTTGAAGAGGACAGACAGAGTGCTAAGAGTCAGTCAGCTGGACGCGCTGGAGCTGAACAAGGCCCTGGAGCAGCTCCTTTGGTCCCAGTTTACCCAGTGCTTCCACGGGTTCAAGCCAGGCCTGTTGGCCCACGTGGAGCCAGAAGTGAAGGCGCTCCTGTGGCTGCTCTTGTGGCGATTCACCGTCTACTCCAGAAACGCCACCGTGGGGCAGTCGGTTTTGAATATCCAGTACAAGAATGACCTGTCCTCCAACTACCAGCCCCCGACCAAGAGCCAGAAGCTCTGGTACGCCGCCTGCACGGTGGGCGGGACGTGGCTCGAGGAACGCTGCTACGACCTGTTCCGGAACCACCACTTGGCGTCGTTCGGGAGAGTGAAGCAGTGCCTCAACGTCACCATCGGGCTCTTCAAGTTAGGAGGGCTGATTAACTTCCTGGTGTTCCTTCAGAGAGGCAAGTTCGCCACCTTGACGGAACGCCTCCTGGGCATCCACTCGGTGTTCTGTAAGCCCCAGAGTGCCCGTCAGGTCAGCTTTGAGTACATGAACAGGGAACTGCTCTGGCACGGCTTCGCCGAGTTCCTGATTTTCCTCCTACCCCTGATCAATATCCAGAAGCTGAAGGCCAAGTTGTCTTCCTGGTGCATCCCTGTGAGCGGTGCCCCCAACGGTGACAGTGTGTTAGCCACCAGTGGCAAAGAATGCTctctgtgtggagagtggcccacCATGCCGCACACCATCGGCTGCGAGCACATCTTCTGTTACTACTGTGTCAAGAGCAGCTTTTTGTTTGACATCAACTTCACGTGTCCCAAGTGTGGCTCAGAGACGCAGAGTGTGCAGCCATTGAAATCGGGGATTGAAATGTCAGAAGTGAATGCTCTCTAGTCacgtcaagtgctttctctgaaGAAAATGGTATCATTATGTCTAGATCCTTCATcgtcatcaccccattttttagaTGTCTCTAAGAGGGTGTGGGTTGCTCAGTTACTAAGTTACCATCTTCTCTCTTTTCAGGTTTTACTGAACTCTTATCATAAAAAAACCATGTAATGctaaatatattatgaaaataccttttttaaacaaaaaatcatTGCATTAAATGTTAATGTCATGAATAATGCgtagttgtttttttgttgttagatGACCACtaggaatatattttcattttgctgcTCCTAAAAAGaggttaaactttaaaaataaaagagtttggaGACTCTGGAATGAGCGTGCATTTGTTCTCACAAATAACATGATGCCATTGTAATCTGGTCATGATAAGGCCATGTTTTAAACCTTAAGATCTGATGCCCCAGTTGTAACCTTAAGCTTTtctttgaagacttttttttcaagGAGATCATTTGGCTTCATTCTCAGGAATGATGGCTCCTAGAAGCCTAAAACTGATGTTTTTCCAGCTTTTTGATCTCACTAAAGCAAGAGCTTCTTGCCTAATATTTCCAGTAAAGTCCAGGCACTCACTGTCATTAGTCTGCCTGGGATTACTTGCACATTCCTGACCCAGGATGGATAAACAGTGTTGCTCATTACTCAAATCAGGGTGAAACCACTTCATTGATACCACATGAACTAAAATAGTAGAGGAGGCATTTCACCACAGGATACTGTGGTACTGTCATAAGCACGGTGTTGATGGATAAAGACAGTAGAGCCTCAGGATCTACATTTGCCTTCTTTATACTTGATTCTGCTTGCACtgtttgtcattatttttgttcgtttgggaggccacaccttagggtttactcctggctctgcactcatggatcactgcaggtatgacccaagggactttatgtggtgccagggatcaaacccaggtcagttacatgcaaggcagccAGCTGTGTTACCTGTGTGCTCTTGCTTTGGTTCCACTacttgcattttttaattttatgagtgATCAGGTTTGAAATGGACATAAGTAACTGAATTGTTGTTGAGATCTCAGATTTGAAAGGATGAAAACCAACAAAATTTTACTAGACCAAATCTATAATCTGAGTAGGTGCCATATTGTCAGAATTTTAATGAAGAAACACAGTAGATTCTACATTTGCTAATGAATAGAGTTATCAGTCTTATGGGGattgcattttctttctcataaacCCTAATGCCAATTCAAACAGtatgttcgtttttttttttctaaatttttcttttttaaaaaaaaaatcttagtcctttttcttttttaatctgccaccccaccctcaccctgaccTCACAAGCTCCAGGAACTGCGCTTTTCTGTTCATAGGGTTCTAGCTGGGCaactaaaacatattttgttaGCTGAGTGACTAAACCTAACTTCACAGATAGGACAGATagagatgtttttgttttgggtggagGACATCACTGTGgtaatacatattttttgttgttgaggtatcatgatttacaatgacatgtgtgtctgtgttataTGTAACTTATGTATATGGTTTAGAGGCGAGGCAGCATAGAGTGTTGCTCAGGGGCAATCCTTAGCtctttgcttgggggtcactcagcAGTGCCAAGAGacggtgcagtgccagggatggaactggggcccCGGCATGCAGAGTAGGCTTCGCATGTGCTCTGCTCATTGAACTATCCAGCCCAGCAATGCTGATATTAGTGTGGGTCTGACTCCACCCAGGACCCAATACACAGGCAGATATGGGAAGGGATTTGAAATGCAAGATAATCATTATGGATCCACACCAGTGAGAGAAAATGACAAATaagcagagacagacacacagaaatatgaGGTAGACGTATCAGAGCCTGGTAGCATTGGCCAACCAGGGAAGGTGCTCTGGAGCCAGCAGTCAGGCCCTTGGATCTGCACATTCAACCACTAGACGTGCCTCTTTGGGAAACTCGTG is part of the Sorex araneus isolate mSorAra2 chromosome 2, mSorAra2.pri, whole genome shotgun sequence genome and harbors:
- the PEX2 gene encoding peroxisome biogenesis factor 2; translated protein: MASGEKLKRTDRVLRVSQLDALELNKALEQLLWSQFTQCFHGFKPGLLAHVEPEVKALLWLLLWRFTVYSRNATVGQSVLNIQYKNDLSSNYQPPTKSQKLWYAACTVGGTWLEERCYDLFRNHHLASFGRVKQCLNVTIGLFKLGGLINFLVFLQRGKFATLTERLLGIHSVFCKPQSARQVSFEYMNRELLWHGFAEFLIFLLPLINIQKLKAKLSSWCIPVSGAPNGDSVLATSGKECSLCGEWPTMPHTIGCEHIFCYYCVKSSFLFDINFTCPKCGSETQSVQPLKSGIEMSEVNAL